The sequence below is a genomic window from Desulfobacterales bacterium.
ATTTATCTATGTAGATTATGCTCATACTCCAGATGCTTTAGAAAATGTATTAAAAACATTAAAGGGTATATCTCCAAAAAAAATAATATGCGTTTTCGGATGTGGAGGAGACAGGGATTCTAAAAAAAGACCATTAATGGGAAAAATTGCAGGAGAATTATCTGACTTTGCAATTATAACATCAGATAATCCGAGAACTGAAGACCCCTTAAATATTATTTTGAATATTGAAGACGGAATAAAATCCGTTATGACAAAAAAATATAATGAAAATGATATTTCGATGGAGTTATCAGAAAAAGGATACATAATAGAATCGGATAGAAAAAAAGCTATATATCTTGCGGTAAAAATAGCAAAAAGTGGAGATACAATTCTTATAGCTGGCAAAGGTCACGAAAATTATCAAATACTAGGAAATAACACAATTGATTTTGATGATAGAATTTATGCAAAAGAGGCTATAAATCAATGATAGAAGAAATTAATCCTATCCCATGGACAGCGGATGATATTATTAAAGCATCAAATGGTAAATTTATACTAAACGGAAAAAATACAAAATTTATTAATATTTCTATAGATTCAAGGAAAATAAAAGAAGATGAATTCTTTATTCCAATAAAAGGCGCTAATCATGATGCTCATGCTTTTATTCCGGATGTAATATCAAAAAAAATCAAGGGAATTATGATTGAAAATAATCAGGTTAACAATATTGCTCAAGATATCTTAAACGAATTTAACAAAAATGGTGGAATAATTATTGGCGTTGATGATACATTAAAAGGGCTACAAAACCTTGCATCTTTTCAATTAAAGCGTTCAAAAGCTTCAGTTATAGGTATAACTGGTTCTAATGGTAAAACGAGCACAAGGAGCATGACATCATCTGTTGTTGAACAACGTTTTTGCACTTTATCTACTATCGGCAATTTTAACAATGAATTTGGGCTACCTCTTTCACTTCTGAGACTGAACTCAAACCATAAATTGGCGGTTCTTGAACTCGGAATGAATCATAAAGGTGAAATCTCGCGGTTGTGTGAAATATGCCAACCTGATATTGGAGTTATAACAAACATCGGAAATGCTCACATTGAAGGAGTAGGATCAATTGAAGGCGTAATGGATGCAAAAGGAGAACTCCTTTTAAATATGAAAAAAAATGGAGCCGCTGTTCTTAATGCTGATAACAAATATACGATGAAGCTCTCAGAAAAAACCGATAAAAAAATATTACTTTTTGGACTATCTCAACATGCTGAAATTAAAGCTGCTTTTTTAAAAAATAATGGTTTTGGAACATCATTTAATCTTATTTTACCGTCAGGAACAATTGATGTAAACCTTAATGTGCCAGGAGAATTTATGGTTATCAACGCTCTTGCCGCTGCTTCAGTAGGTTATTTACTAAATCTTAATATTGATGAAATAAAAACTGGATTGGAAAATTTTAAACCGGCTAACCATAGAATGAATATAATCAAAAAAAATTCGGGTGCACATATAATTGATGATACTTACAATGCTAATCCGTCATCAATGGAGTCAGCGGCACAAACTTTAAAATCTTTATGCAATAACAATCAAAGTATTTTTGTAGCTGGAGATATGTTTGAACTCGGAATTAATTCAGAAGAACTCCATAGAAATGTTGGAAAACTAATTGGAAAAATAGGCATAGATAAACTGTATGCCTCGGGAAAGTTTTCTGAATTTTTTGTAGAGGGTGCAAAAAAAGGCGGAATATCTTCTAAAAATATTTTTACTGGTTCTTTAAATGATATTGCAAAAAAAATTAATGCTGAAATACAAAAAAATGATTGGATACTTGTTAAAGGCTCACGAATGATGGGAATGGAAAAACTTGTCGAACAAATAAATTGATTAATTCTAAGGAAAAAATATGTTATATCTTTTGCTTTATCCGCTTCATACAAAAATATCTTTTTTTAACGTTTTTAAATATATAACTTTTAGGACTATTTATGCGAGCCTCACGGCATTTATTATTTTCTTTTTACTCGGCCCTTGGGTAATAAAAAAGCTACAGCAATTACAAATTGGGCAATATGTAAGGGAGGATGGGCCTCAAAGTCATTTTAGTAAAAAAGGTACTCCTACAATGGGAGGGATTTTAATAATTTTTTCAATTTTAGTGTCAGTTCTTTTATGGGCAAATTTATCAAATCGGTATGTTTGGATTATTCTCATGCTATCTGTGCTATATACCATAATCGGTTTTATCGACGATTATTTAAAAGTCATTAAGAAAAAAAGCAAAGGATTAACAGCAAAGCAAAAATTTTCTATGCAGATATTATTCGCTATTATTCCAGCAATTTTAATTTATATTGGTCCTTTTAACACAGAATTGACGTTTCCTTTTTTTAAAAAACTTAGCTTTGACATAGGGATAGGTTATATAGTGTTTGCTTCCATTGTAATAATAGGTACTTCTAATGCTGTAAATCTTACAGACGGCCTAGATGGTCTTGCAATTGGACCTGTAATTATTGCATCAATAACATATATGATTTTTGCCTATGTTACAGGACATATTACTTTTGCTGATTACCTTCAAATAAAATATGTAAGGGACTGTGGTGAAATCGCCGTTATATGTGGAGCGATTGCTGGAGCTGGTGTTGGTTTTTTATGGTTTAATGCATATCCTGCTCAGGTGTTCATGGGAGATGTTGGCTCACTACCATTAGGAGCGCTTTTAGGAATAATAGCTGTATTAACTAAACAAGAACTTCTTTTAATTATAGTTGGAGGATTATTTGTAATTGAAGCCCTTTCCGTAATATTTCAAGTAGGATTTTTTAAACTTACAAAAGGCAAACGAATATTTAGGATGGCTCCATTGCATCACCATTTTGAACTAAAAGGATGGCCTGAACCAAAAGTAATCGTAAGGTTTTGGATTATATCAATGGCATTAGCTCTATTATCATTAAGTGCACTTAAATTAAGGTAATAATATATGGACATTAAAAATAAAAACATATTAATTGTAGGTCTTGGAAAAACTGGGATCGCATTAGCAAAATTTTTGCACAAAAGAGGCGCTAAAGTTACCGCTACCGATATTTCAAAAATTGAAGATATTGGCGAACAAGTTAAGCCTTTAAAAGACTTAGGTGTAAAATTAGAAATCGGACAACATATAACTGAATCATTTATAAATGCTGATATTATTTTAATAAGTCCCGGGGTACCACATTTAATTCCACCCATTCGAGAAGCCATGAATAAAGGCGTAACAATAATGGGTGAAATAGAATTTGCATATCGATTTATTAATGAACCAATAATAGCTATAACCGGCACTAACGGAAAAACTACTGTAACCACTTTGATCGCAGAAATATTGAAAAATGCAGGGAAAAAAGTATTTTTAGGTGGAAATATTGGCAATCCACTTATTAACTATGTTGACAGCGGAGAAAAGGCTGACGTCATTATAGCTGAAATCAGTAGTTTTCAGCTTGATACGATTTCAACGTTTAGACCAAAAGTTGGTGTATTACTGAATATAACTGATGATCATTTAGATAGATATAAAAATTTTAATGAATATGTCCTGTCAAAAGGCAGGATTTTTGAAAATCAATTGGAAGATGACTATGCTATTTTAAAAGGAGATGATAGTAATATCAGATTAATCAGTGAAAATATACGGAGCAAAAAAATTTTTTTCAGTTTAGAAAGCAACTATGTGTCAGCAAAAGAATTTAGCTTTGAAAGAATACGAATAGAAATGGAGCCGGATATTGATTGTGTTATACGGCTCAAAAATAGAAAAATCATAGGTATTCATAACATTGAAAACATGATTGCGGCGAGTATGGCGACTTTATGTTTAGGAATTGGAGTAGGCTATATAAGCAAAACTCTTAACGATTTTAAAGGATTATCCCATCGAATCGAATATGTTGATACTGTTAAAGGCATTCAATATTATGATGATTCTAAGGGAACAAATATTGACGCTGTTTATAAAGCTGTTGATGCTTTTGAATCAAAGGTTGTTATCATAATGGGCGGCATATATAAAGGTGGTGAATTCGACTCCCTTAAAGAAATAATAGGTAAAAAAGTAAAAGCCATTGTTGCCATCGGAGAAGCAAAAGATAAAATAAAATCATCACTTTCATCTTATGTTCAAGTTGAAATTGCAAAAACTATGGATGAGGCTGTAAATACTGCAACTACGCTTGCAGAACATAATGGAGTTGTACTTCTTTCTCCGGGTTGTTCAAGCTTTGATATGTTTAAAAGTTATGTCCATAGAGGAGAAATATTTTGTAAAGCTGTAAAAAAAATAAAGGATGCAGAATAATTATGAATAGAAAAATTAATGAAAAAGAAACAAACGTATCAGTTTCATATTCATACGATTTTTCATTATTGCTACCAGTTATTTTATTAGTTGGCATCGGAACGGTTATGGTATATAGCTCAAGCTCGGAAATTGCCTTAAGAGATAATCATAATACCTATTATTTTGTTAACAAACAAGGTGTGTTCGCTTTACTCGGAATGTTAGGGCTTATTTTTAC
It includes:
- a CDS encoding UDP-N-acetylmuramoyl-tripeptide--D-alanyl-D-alanine ligase, whose amino-acid sequence is MIEEINPIPWTADDIIKASNGKFILNGKNTKFINISIDSRKIKEDEFFIPIKGANHDAHAFIPDVISKKIKGIMIENNQVNNIAQDILNEFNKNGGIIIGVDDTLKGLQNLASFQLKRSKASVIGITGSNGKTSTRSMTSSVVEQRFCTLSTIGNFNNEFGLPLSLLRLNSNHKLAVLELGMNHKGEISRLCEICQPDIGVITNIGNAHIEGVGSIEGVMDAKGELLLNMKKNGAAVLNADNKYTMKLSEKTDKKILLFGLSQHAEIKAAFLKNNGFGTSFNLILPSGTIDVNLNVPGEFMVINALAAASVGYLLNLNIDEIKTGLENFKPANHRMNIIKKNSGAHIIDDTYNANPSSMESAAQTLKSLCNNNQSIFVAGDMFELGINSEELHRNVGKLIGKIGIDKLYASGKFSEFFVEGAKKGGISSKNIFTGSLNDIAKKINAEIQKNDWILVKGSRMMGMEKLVEQIN
- a CDS encoding phospho-N-acetylmuramoyl-pentapeptide-transferase; this translates as MLYLLLYPLHTKISFFNVFKYITFRTIYASLTAFIIFFLLGPWVIKKLQQLQIGQYVREDGPQSHFSKKGTPTMGGILIIFSILVSVLLWANLSNRYVWIILMLSVLYTIIGFIDDYLKVIKKKSKGLTAKQKFSMQILFAIIPAILIYIGPFNTELTFPFFKKLSFDIGIGYIVFASIVIIGTSNAVNLTDGLDGLAIGPVIIASITYMIFAYVTGHITFADYLQIKYVRDCGEIAVICGAIAGAGVGFLWFNAYPAQVFMGDVGSLPLGALLGIIAVLTKQELLLIIVGGLFVIEALSVIFQVGFFKLTKGKRIFRMAPLHHHFELKGWPEPKVIVRFWIISMALALLSLSALKLR
- the murD gene encoding UDP-N-acetylmuramoyl-L-alanine--D-glutamate ligase, whose translation is MDIKNKNILIVGLGKTGIALAKFLHKRGAKVTATDISKIEDIGEQVKPLKDLGVKLEIGQHITESFINADIILISPGVPHLIPPIREAMNKGVTIMGEIEFAYRFINEPIIAITGTNGKTTVTTLIAEILKNAGKKVFLGGNIGNPLINYVDSGEKADVIIAEISSFQLDTISTFRPKVGVLLNITDDHLDRYKNFNEYVLSKGRIFENQLEDDYAILKGDDSNIRLISENIRSKKIFFSLESNYVSAKEFSFERIRIEMEPDIDCVIRLKNRKIIGIHNIENMIAASMATLCLGIGVGYISKTLNDFKGLSHRIEYVDTVKGIQYYDDSKGTNIDAVYKAVDAFESKVVIIMGGIYKGGEFDSLKEIIGKKVKAIVAIGEAKDKIKSSLSSYVQVEIAKTMDEAVNTATTLAEHNGVVLLSPGCSSFDMFKSYVHRGEIFCKAVKKIKDAE